A single Salmo trutta chromosome 14, fSalTru1.1, whole genome shotgun sequence DNA region contains:
- the LOC115207300 gene encoding SWI/SNF-related matrix-associated actin-dependent regulator of chromatin subfamily D member 1, with product MAARGSFQSAPTGGGGGGMGPGPPVQGGGPGMGPGTPGGRMGPSSGAQNHLYRSPMPGPGYPRPGGMPPSSRMTPQGPPMGPPGYGSSPVSRPGMPSVMDPSRKRPAPQQIQQVQQQRNQHTKKKKMADKILPQRIRELVPESQAYMDLLAFERKLDQTIMRKRLDIQEALKRPIKQKRKLRIFISNTFNPAKPDAEDGEGTVASWELRVEGRLLEDTAVSKYEATKQKRKFSSFFKSLVIELDKDLYGPDNHLVEWHRTATTQETDGFQVKRPGDVGVRCTVLLMLDYQPPQFKLDPRLARMLGIHTQTRPVIIQALWQYVKTHKLQDPHEREFINCDKYLQQIFETQRMKFSEIPQRLHALLMPPEPIIINHVISVDPNDQKKTACYDIDVEVDDTLKTQMNSFLLSTASQQEIAGLDNKIHETIETINQLKTQREFMLSFARDPQGFINDWLQSQCRDLKTMTDVVANPEEERRAEFYFQPWAQEAVCRYFYSKVQQRRQELEQALGIRNT from the exons ATGGCGGCCAGAGGTAGTTTTCAATCAGCTCCAACGGGAGGTGGTGGCGGGGGAATGGGACCCGGACCCCCGGTGCAAGGTGGAGGACCAGGTATGGGACCTGGAACTCCTGGTGGAAGGATGGGACCCTCATCGGGCGCACAGAACCACCTCTATCGCTCTCCGATGCCTGGGCCTGGATACCCG AGACCAGGTGGGATGCCCCCATCCAGCCGTATGACCCCCCAGGGCCCGCCCATGGGGCCTCCAGGCTACGGCTCCAGCCCTGTGTCCCGACCAGGGATGCCCAGTGTCATGGACCCCTCCCGTAAAAGGCCTGCCCCCCAGCAGATCCAGCAGGTCCAACAGCAGCGCAACCAACA taccaagaagaagaagatggcGGATAAGATTTTACCTCAGAGGATCCGGGAGCTGGTGCCAGAATCTCAGGCCTACATGGACCTGCTGGCGTTTGAGAGGAAGCTGGACCAGACCATCATGAGGAAACGCCTGGACATCCAGGAGGCACTCAAGAGACCCATCAAG CAAAAGCGAAAGCTTCGTATCTTCATATCCAACACGTTCAACCCTGCCAAGCCCGACGCAGAAGACGGAGAGGGCACTGTTGCATCATGGGAACTGCGTGTCGAAGGACGCCTGCTTGAAGAT ACTGCTGTGTCCAAGTATGAAGCAACCAAGCAGAAGAGAAAGTTCTCTTCCTTCTTCAAGTCTCTGGTCATCGAGTTGGACAAGGACCTCTATGGGCCTGACAATCACTTGGTCGAG TGGCACAGGACTGCGACCACTCAGGAGACAGACGGGTTCCAGGTGAAGAGACCAGGTGATGTGGGGGTACGCTGCACTGTCCTGCTGATGCTGGACTACCAG CCCCCTCAGTTCAAGTTGGACCCTCGCCTGGCCCGTATGTTGGGGATCCACACCCAGACCAGGCCAGTCATCATCCAGGCCCTCTGGCAGTATGTTAAGACCCACAAGCTGCAGGACCCCCACGAGAGAGAGTTCATCAACTGTGACAAGTACCTGCAGCAG ATCTTTGAGACTCAGCGTATGAAGTTCTCTGAGATCCCCCAGCGTCTCCATGCTCTCCTGATGCCTCCAGAACCCATCATCATTAACCATGTCATCAG TGTGGATCCCAACGACCAGAAGAAGACAGCCTGCTATGACATCGATGTGGAGGTGGACGACACTCTAAAGACACAGATGAACTCCTTCCTCCTATCCACCGCCAGCCAGCAGGAGATCGCTGGCCTGGACAACAAG ATCCATGAGACCATAGAGACGATCAACCAGCTGAAGACCCAGAGAGAGTTCATGTTGAGCTTCGCCAGAGACCCCCAGGGCTTCATCAACGACTGGCTGCAGTCACAGTGCCGGGACCTCAAG ACTATGACTGATGTGGTTGCGAAcccagaagaagagaggagagctgagTTCTATTTCCAACCCTGGGCTCAGGAGGCAGTATGTCGTTACTTCTACTCCAAG gtCCAACAGAGGCGCCAGGAGTTGGAACAAGCCCTGGGAATCAGAAACACCTAG